In Triticum aestivum cultivar Chinese Spring chromosome 5B, IWGSC CS RefSeq v2.1, whole genome shotgun sequence, the following proteins share a genomic window:
- the LOC123114882 gene encoding uncharacterized protein, producing MRENSKVTRDTSVHTSEYPCPRRACGLSGGHTPDAKGTFCTERAVRYLVGPVLSYQVGGCPASRTASLFRFGAGGPSGSVHGDSGSDGTGVGLWIDGAASDSVVRGVPFVSGTAGPAVADSAVGVKSPETPAVDQVPPARGLVGDLSDVDLSGESCTTLRRLAEVWRRQAPVTGRAPSTPAAQFSPSAPVLRRRRAPLSTLAGSAGEGFSGRFLVHDDCWGQGYPADQMRGRL from the exons ATGAGAGAAAATTCCAAG GTAACGAGAGATACATCAGTTCATACTTCCGAATACCCGTGTCCACGTCGCGCATGTGGGCTCAGCGGGGGGCACACACCTGACGCAAAAGGGACCTTTTGCACAGAGCGTGCAGTGCGGTACCTCGTGGGCCCGGTACTGTCGTACCAAGTTGGAGGCTGTCCTGCGTCTCGCACCGCTTCTCTTTTTCGATTTGGGGCTGGAGGTCCGTCTGGATCTGTTCATGGCGACTCCGGCAGCGACGGCACCGGCGTTGGCCTCTGG ATCGATGGGGCGGCAAGCGATTCCGTGGTGCGCGGCGTGCCGTTCGTTTCCGGCACCGCCGGTCCCGCCGTGGCCGACTCTGCCGTAGGCGTAAAGTCGCCGGAGACACCAGCGGTGGATCAGGTCCCGCCGGCTCGCGGCCTGGTTGGCGACCTGTCTGATGTCGACCTGTCCGGCGAGTCCTGCACGACGTTGCGTCGGCTGGCGGAGGTGTGGCGTCGGCAGGCGCCGGTGACGGGGCGCGCACCGTCGACTCCTGCAGCGCAGTTCAGTCCTTCAGCCCCagtgctccggcggcggcgagcaccacTATCCACGTTGGCTGGAAGCGCAG GAGAAGGATTCTCCGGACGATTTTTGGTACATGATGATTGTTGGg GCCAAGGGTACCCCGCGGACCAGATGAGAGGGCGGCTGTAG